In one window of Lacticaseibacillus casei DSM 20011 = JCM 1134 = ATCC 393 DNA:
- a CDS encoding DMT family transporter, which translates to MKRIRLWGIFLAIMGSSFWGISGPVSESLFDKGIKVSWLISSKMLIAGVVLMAVAFWKDRSAIMAPWRNRRDALQLIIFVLFGMIGMQYIYFKAVAVANAATATILQYLSPVVVLVFLALRLREKPRRIDLLTIGMAMLGTALVVTKGRLTHLAISPSAFFWGIMAALAAAAYTLLPAGLLKRHSPIVVTAWAQLLGGFLVDAFDPFWKQIPHLDAAGWAGYWFIVIFGTIIAYSVYLASLQFISPTAATLLDAFEPLGATLVSVAFLHMHLGFAEVLGGVLIILTVAMMAIVTPRGPKLEKRPDE; encoded by the coding sequence TTGAAACGCATCCGCTTGTGGGGGATTTTTCTAGCCATCATGGGGTCAAGTTTTTGGGGTATTTCCGGCCCGGTAAGCGAGTCCCTGTTTGATAAAGGCATCAAGGTGTCTTGGTTAATTAGCTCGAAAATGCTGATTGCCGGTGTTGTGTTGATGGCGGTGGCCTTTTGGAAAGATCGGTCGGCCATCATGGCACCGTGGCGCAATCGGCGTGATGCGTTGCAGCTGATTATTTTTGTGTTATTTGGCATGATCGGCATGCAGTATATTTATTTTAAGGCCGTTGCCGTGGCGAATGCCGCAACCGCGACGATTTTACAGTATCTTTCACCGGTCGTGGTCTTGGTTTTTCTTGCACTTCGATTGCGGGAAAAACCGCGTCGGATTGATTTACTGACGATTGGCATGGCCATGCTGGGGACAGCACTAGTTGTGACTAAAGGCAGGCTGACACATTTGGCGATTTCCCCGTCAGCTTTCTTTTGGGGCATCATGGCCGCCTTGGCTGCAGCCGCGTATACGTTATTGCCGGCAGGACTTTTAAAACGGCACTCACCAATTGTGGTGACAGCCTGGGCGCAATTGTTGGGCGGATTCCTGGTTGATGCGTTTGATCCCTTTTGGAAACAAATACCGCATCTTGATGCCGCTGGCTGGGCCGGTTACTGGTTTATTGTGATTTTCGGAACGATTATCGCTTATTCGGTGTACCTTGCCAGCCTACAGTTTATTTCGCCAACAGCAGCAACCTTACTGGATGCGTTCGAGCCGTTGGGCGCAACACTTGTATCGGTAGCCTTCCTGCATATGCATCTAGGGTTTGCCGAAGTGCTGGGCGGGGTGCTGATTATTTTGACAGTTGCCATGATGGCAATTGTGACACCACGTGGACCTAAGCTGGAAAAACGACCCGATGAATGA
- a CDS encoding DNA-3-methyladenine glycosylase I yields MADTSDRTAEAKTEAALRRYQERKRYTDWVAKMSPELRAYHDHEWGVPVHDDQKLFELLSLEIFQAGLNWELVLRKRAAFKDAFHHFDIKQVAAMDEPDVDALLKRADIIRNRMKIEATITNARAILKIQAEYGSLNDYLWAFVDGKPLVNRPKSLAEIPTKSALSVKIAKDMKKHGFAFVGPVIVYNYLQGAGLIDDHVVMED; encoded by the coding sequence ATAGCAGATACAAGCGATCGAACTGCAGAGGCTAAAACGGAAGCAGCATTGCGTCGCTACCAGGAACGCAAACGCTATACGGATTGGGTTGCCAAAATGTCACCGGAATTACGCGCTTATCATGATCATGAATGGGGCGTGCCGGTTCACGATGATCAAAAACTATTTGAGTTGTTATCGTTGGAAATTTTTCAGGCAGGTTTAAACTGGGAACTCGTGTTACGCAAGCGGGCTGCCTTCAAGGATGCTTTCCATCATTTTGATATTAAACAAGTGGCAGCGATGGATGAACCAGATGTGGATGCTTTGTTAAAACGTGCCGACATCATTCGCAACCGCATGAAAATTGAAGCGACGATTACCAACGCGCGCGCTATTTTAAAAATTCAGGCCGAGTATGGCAGCTTAAATGATTATTTGTGGGCCTTTGTTGACGGCAAGCCATTGGTTAACCGCCCCAAATCACTAGCGGAGATACCGACTAAAAGCGCACTGTCGGTGAAGATTGCCAAAGATATGAAAAAACACGGCTTTGCCTTCGTCGGCCCGGTAATCGTGTATAATTATTTGCAAGGCGCAGGATTAATTGACGATCATGTTGTTATGGAAGACTGA
- a CDS encoding universal stress protein gives MDQEYDRLLVPVDGSKEAELAFSKAVKVAMANQAHLDVLNVLDTKQFIGSYGGMISGDAVYQLTQDAQEYLENLKEEAKSTGLTDIDIHIRFGNPKTVIATDFPHDHHNDLIVIGATGLNAVERVLVGSVTEYVNRTAPCDVLIVKTK, from the coding sequence ATGGACCAAGAATATGATCGCTTACTTGTACCCGTAGATGGGTCAAAGGAAGCCGAGTTAGCTTTCAGTAAGGCTGTTAAAGTTGCAATGGCCAACCAAGCCCACTTGGATGTTTTGAATGTGCTTGACACCAAGCAGTTTATCGGCAGCTATGGCGGTATGATATCCGGTGATGCGGTTTATCAGCTGACGCAAGATGCGCAGGAATACTTAGAGAATTTGAAAGAAGAAGCTAAAAGTACAGGACTGACCGATATTGACATCCACATTCGTTTTGGCAATCCCAAGACGGTTATCGCCACTGACTTTCCACATGACCACCACAACGATCTGATCGTCATTGGCGCCACTGGGCTGAACGCAGTCGAGCGGGTGCTGGTCGGTTCGGTAACCGAATACGTGAACCGCACCGCGCCATGCGATGTGCTCATCGTTAAAACTAAATAA
- a CDS encoding helix-turn-helix domain-containing protein: protein MITNGVGSVLRQIRKSRGESIVEVAKATHTSPASFTKWENDQTIPSERSIRKLAEYYDVDPLDLLGVAYPDKYAKQKEQEKAAAEGSTIRIEDLIGNNSVLTYNGSPLSSGTKSLVAAFITGLIISQPEE, encoded by the coding sequence ATGATTACAAATGGTGTTGGCAGTGTCTTGCGGCAAATCCGTAAGAGTCGTGGCGAATCAATTGTTGAAGTTGCCAAGGCGACGCACACGTCCCCTGCAAGCTTTACCAAGTGGGAGAACGATCAGACAATTCCAAGCGAACGCAGTATTCGAAAGCTTGCTGAATACTATGATGTCGATCCGCTTGATTTGTTAGGCGTTGCATATCCTGACAAGTACGCGAAACAAAAAGAGCAGGAAAAAGCAGCTGCAGAGGGTTCGACCATTCGGATTGAAGACCTGATCGGTAATAATTCCGTTTTGACCTACAATGGTTCCCCGCTTAGTTCCGGAACCAAGTCCCTTGTGGCAGCCTTCATTACCGGTTTAATTATTTCTCAACCGGAAGAATAG
- a CDS encoding tyrosine-protein phosphatase, with product MAPYVLNIKHGLNFRELGGYRTKSGQVIKSHKIIRSAKLSELSDADLDYLADYGLISDVDFRSPEEQAAEPDRYPNVAEYHFVPVFPTDETKSSEQADALQKSFSRDPHAGFENMVKTYADIVKMPSAQKAYRQFFDILLSNDSENGAVLFHCTAGKDRTGMGAVYLLSALGVDGHTIRQDYLATNDLIQPMVEKNLAAARKRGATDALLANIRDLGTVSGAFLDSALATIDEEYGGMKNYLQDALQLTPAEKRDLRELYLQ from the coding sequence TTGGCACCTTATGTTCTTAATATTAAACACGGCTTAAATTTTCGCGAGCTTGGCGGGTATCGGACCAAATCCGGCCAGGTGATTAAATCTCACAAAATTATCCGCTCGGCAAAACTAAGTGAATTATCTGATGCGGATTTGGATTATTTGGCCGATTATGGACTGATTTCCGATGTGGACTTTCGCTCGCCCGAGGAACAAGCGGCCGAGCCCGATCGCTATCCGAACGTCGCTGAATACCACTTCGTCCCTGTCTTCCCAACCGACGAAACCAAAAGCAGCGAACAGGCTGATGCCCTGCAAAAGAGTTTCTCCCGCGATCCGCACGCTGGTTTCGAGAATATGGTCAAAACTTACGCCGATATTGTCAAAATGCCGTCCGCCCAAAAAGCCTATCGTCAATTTTTCGATATTCTGTTAAGTAACGACAGCGAAAACGGCGCTGTGCTGTTCCACTGCACAGCAGGTAAAGACCGTACCGGTATGGGCGCCGTTTATCTGCTATCGGCTTTGGGGGTCGATGGTCATACGATTCGGCAAGATTATTTGGCAACCAACGACCTGATTCAGCCGATGGTCGAAAAGAATCTTGCTGCGGCACGCAAACGCGGCGCAACGGATGCATTGCTCGCTAACATTCGTGACCTCGGTACCGTTTCGGGTGCCTTTCTCGACAGTGCACTGGCGACCATCGACGAAGAGTACGGCGGCATGAAAAATTATCTTCAAGACGCTCTGCAACTCACGCCGGCGGAAAAGCGCGACCTCCGGGAACTCTATCTTCAGTAA
- the queG gene encoding tRNA epoxyqueuosine(34) reductase QueG, translated as MDLKETIKSHAKDLGIDKIGFTTADDFAALKPSLLAQKAAGHTTGFEHQNLDERLYPDKIFDQPQSIIAIALAYPSKIHDRPPRTGPKRGRFARASWGIDYHTVLDRKMDALMQFIKDTAATDTAIRFKPMVDTGELIDVAVAQRAGLGFIGKNGLLITPEFGSYVYLGEIITNIKFAPDEPMACQCGTCTRCIDFCPPKALLGDGRMNGQRCLSYQTQTKGYMDPEFRPMIRNVLYGCDICQQVCPFNKGKDFHIHPEMEPDPDTVMPELIPMLTLSNRGFKTRFGKLAGAWRGKKPLQRNAIIALVNLHDRSAVPHLLEVIENDPRPMIRATAAWAISELAAAPTAELTTFLKNAQAKETTEEARTEFQNAIDRIVQR; from the coding sequence ATGGATCTTAAGGAAACGATCAAAAGCCACGCGAAGGATTTGGGGATCGATAAAATCGGCTTTACCACCGCCGATGATTTTGCTGCATTAAAACCCAGTTTGCTGGCTCAAAAAGCCGCTGGCCATACAACCGGATTCGAACACCAAAATCTGGATGAACGGTTATATCCTGACAAGATCTTTGACCAGCCGCAGAGTATCATTGCCATTGCGCTGGCTTATCCATCCAAAATTCATGACCGTCCACCTCGCACCGGTCCTAAACGCGGTCGCTTTGCGCGGGCTAGTTGGGGCATTGATTATCACACCGTTTTGGATCGCAAGATGGACGCATTAATGCAATTTATCAAAGACACGGCTGCGACGGATACAGCCATCCGCTTCAAACCCATGGTCGACACTGGAGAATTAATCGATGTCGCCGTCGCCCAGCGCGCCGGGCTTGGTTTTATCGGCAAAAATGGCCTGCTAATCACGCCTGAATTTGGTTCCTATGTCTATTTAGGCGAAATCATCACGAATATTAAATTCGCACCGGATGAACCGATGGCTTGTCAATGTGGGACGTGTACCCGCTGTATTGACTTTTGTCCGCCCAAGGCACTGCTAGGCGATGGACGGATGAACGGTCAGCGGTGCCTGTCTTACCAAACTCAAACAAAGGGTTACATGGATCCGGAATTTCGGCCGATGATTCGCAATGTCTTGTACGGCTGTGATATCTGCCAACAGGTCTGCCCGTTTAATAAAGGCAAAGATTTTCATATACATCCCGAAATGGAACCTGATCCAGACACCGTGATGCCGGAATTAATTCCAATGCTAACGTTAAGCAATAGAGGCTTTAAGACCCGCTTCGGTAAACTGGCCGGGGCATGGCGCGGGAAAAAGCCGCTGCAGCGTAACGCCATCATTGCATTAGTTAACCTTCATGATCGCAGTGCTGTTCCGCACCTACTTGAGGTCATTGAAAACGACCCCCGCCCCATGATCAGGGCAACGGCCGCGTGGGCTATTAGCGAACTGGCCGCTGCCCCCACAGCTGAACTCACGACATTTTTGAAAAATGCTCAGGCTAAGGAAACCACCGAAGAAGCTCGCACCGAGTTTCAAAACGCAATTGATCGAATCGTCCAACGCTGA
- a CDS encoding biotin transporter BioY has protein sequence MQTKILTRMGLLLAVLIGLAFAPPITVGFLGVPIVLQNMGVMLVAMLLPKRSATVTIGMLLALAALGLPVLTGGRGGIAVFMGPTAGFMYGWLLTPLAYAGITHYLKQDSWVTKALGMTLGGVLLTELLGAAWLAATTNMTFVPALLSVLIYIPGDLLKMALSVLVVQQLTAVMPALNSK, from the coding sequence ATGCAAACAAAAATTCTAACACGTATGGGGCTATTATTGGCAGTCTTAATCGGATTGGCATTTGCGCCACCGATCACAGTTGGTTTTCTAGGTGTGCCGATTGTTTTGCAGAACATGGGCGTCATGTTGGTGGCCATGTTGTTACCGAAACGGTCGGCAACGGTCACAATTGGCATGTTGCTGGCATTGGCTGCGCTTGGCTTGCCCGTATTAACTGGTGGTCGCGGCGGTATCGCCGTCTTCATGGGGCCGACTGCCGGCTTCATGTATGGTTGGTTGCTGACACCGCTGGCCTATGCCGGCATTACCCATTACCTTAAGCAAGATTCTTGGGTGACCAAAGCCCTTGGGATGACGTTGGGCGGCGTGCTGCTGACGGAATTGTTGGGCGCCGCGTGGTTGGCTGCGACGACGAATATGACATTTGTTCCGGCGCTTTTGAGTGTTTTGATCTATATTCCAGGTGATCTGCTTAAAATGGCGCTCAGCGTTTTGGTGGTTCAACAATTAACGGCTGTGATGCCTGCCTTGAATTCAAAGTAA
- a CDS encoding MerR family transcriptional regulator translates to MTIDEVSKKFDLTKDTLRYWERIGLLPDIARNASGYREYDEHALNWVYYIMILRKAGMSIEALSEFVKLLREGDQTIAARKSLFIEQRDHLMAQRDNINKTLRYLDYKIDHFEDHMLSYENEKLAYEGKLADEK, encoded by the coding sequence ATGACGATTGATGAGGTTAGTAAGAAGTTTGACCTGACGAAAGACACGTTGCGTTATTGGGAGCGTATCGGGTTATTGCCCGATATTGCGCGTAACGCAAGTGGGTATCGTGAGTATGATGAACATGCGCTGAATTGGGTTTATTACATCATGATTCTTCGTAAAGCAGGGATGTCGATTGAGGCGCTTTCTGAATTTGTTAAACTTTTACGTGAAGGCGACCAGACGATTGCTGCTAGAAAGTCTTTGTTTATCGAACAGCGCGATCATTTAATGGCGCAGCGTGACAATATTAACAAGACACTTCGGTACCTAGACTACAAGATCGATCACTTTGAAGATCACATGCTTAGCTATGAAAACGAGAAATTGGCTTATGAAGGCAAATTGGCCGATGAAAAGTAG
- a CDS encoding aldo/keto reductase: protein METVKLNNGVDMPILGFGVFQVTDLNVAEQAVLDAIESGYRLIDTAQAYGNEEAVGRAIKRSGVDRQDLFITTKLWLTDTGYAATKKAFQASLDRLQLDYLDLYLIHQPWGDVHGSWRAMEELYKEGKIRAIGVSNFEPDQLTDIAIFNDVTPALNQIEVNPWDQQLEPVKFMQNNDIQPEAWAPFAEGKHDIFKNPTLAAIGAKYNKSVGQVILRWLTQRGIVAIPKSVHKNRMIENFNIFDFKLNDDDMGKIAGLDMKESQFFDHRDPEAQMKIVGRRIK from the coding sequence ATGGAAACAGTTAAATTAAACAACGGTGTCGATATGCCGATCCTCGGCTTCGGCGTCTTTCAGGTTACAGATCTCAATGTTGCTGAACAGGCAGTTTTGGATGCGATTGAATCAGGTTATCGGTTGATCGACACTGCTCAAGCATACGGTAATGAAGAAGCCGTTGGCCGAGCGATCAAACGTAGTGGTGTTGATCGTCAGGATCTTTTTATTACAACCAAGCTTTGGTTGACTGATACGGGATACGCGGCAACCAAGAAGGCGTTTCAAGCCTCGCTCGATCGACTGCAGCTGGATTATCTTGACTTGTATTTAATCCATCAACCTTGGGGAGACGTTCACGGATCGTGGCGCGCCATGGAGGAGTTGTATAAAGAAGGCAAAATTCGAGCAATTGGTGTGTCTAATTTTGAGCCGGATCAATTGACTGATATTGCAATTTTCAACGATGTGACGCCTGCGCTGAATCAAATTGAGGTTAATCCTTGGGATCAGCAACTTGAACCTGTCAAATTTATGCAAAACAACGACATCCAACCAGAGGCATGGGCACCCTTTGCGGAGGGGAAGCACGATATCTTCAAAAATCCGACATTAGCGGCAATTGGCGCCAAATACAACAAGTCAGTTGGGCAAGTCATTTTACGATGGCTGACTCAACGTGGTATTGTGGCAATCCCTAAATCCGTTCATAAAAATCGGATGATCGAGAACTTTAACATTTTCGATTTTAAATTGAACGATGATGATATGGGGAAAATTGCCGGCTTAGACATGAAGGAAAGTCAGTTCTTCGATCACCGTGACCCTGAGGCGCAAATGAAGATTGTTGGTAGGCGCATTAAATAA
- a CDS encoding class I SAM-dependent methyltransferase, with the protein MDTPYPNMQDNPNMPFESGDDQPVWQALVKKMPPVTDLRVLVIHCGDGWFCRYALNHGAAAVLGIDTDTAAIQSARAVASSDRLRYRIMPDHWLKLLTGPYDLIVGAFNQSPAELRTITHVLSQLLSAKGQLIAAVAPPKQPTGDQLAVDELISSQLVINRWFQVTDKRLTQTAQLYLLLSSRVR; encoded by the coding sequence ATGGACACGCCATATCCTAATATGCAAGATAATCCCAACATGCCATTCGAATCAGGTGACGATCAACCAGTGTGGCAGGCGCTCGTTAAGAAAATGCCGCCAGTAACGGATCTGCGTGTGCTTGTGATTCATTGTGGTGACGGCTGGTTTTGCCGCTATGCCTTGAACCATGGTGCGGCTGCCGTACTGGGCATTGATACCGATACCGCTGCCATCCAAAGTGCCCGTGCAGTGGCCAGTTCCGATCGGCTGCGCTATCGCATCATGCCTGATCATTGGTTAAAACTGCTGACCGGCCCTTACGATCTGATTGTCGGCGCGTTTAACCAATCCCCTGCCGAGTTGCGCACTATCACCCATGTACTTAGTCAATTACTTAGCGCTAAAGGGCAGCTCATTGCAGCGGTGGCGCCGCCTAAACAGCCAACTGGCGACCAGCTTGCCGTTGATGAACTGATTAGTTCCCAGCTGGTGATTAATCGCTGGTTTCAGGTCACCGATAAACGGTTAACCCAGACTGCGCAACTTTATTTACTGCTTAGTTCCCGCGTACGGTGA
- a CDS encoding hydrolase, which yields MKKLLSTVLFSAVALSAVALSKPSHVSAATKDTDSTTVSAPASDKTEANVTYNGGATTVWTSPTVGQQAKRYVTTGEHLQFVNSKKVYSEIWYETADHGWVPERYLSINTLQQLAPLTQQADASAAPTQTTSPAEQVAQSTSNNAQASSSAAAQDAAASSAAASSAAQAAAQQQAQQQDQQAAAASQAAAQQQAQQSAAAQQQAQQAAAASQAALQQQQAAASKAAAQQQQAQQPASQATVQTTQTAVQTAQPQQATQQQATSNQGTFKISFYDPSVLGSSLGYGGVAANLSVFPKGTKLRITMSNGQVLERTVNDTGSFAAGNPRQLDVAMPNNQIPSAGVLSATVEVIG from the coding sequence ATGAAAAAGCTCTTAAGTACAGTATTATTCTCAGCCGTTGCATTATCCGCCGTTGCTTTGTCCAAACCTAGTCACGTTAGCGCAGCAACGAAAGATACTGATTCGACAACCGTCAGTGCACCAGCTAGTGATAAAACCGAAGCCAATGTTACCTATAATGGCGGCGCAACAACCGTTTGGACCTCACCGACAGTGGGACAACAAGCAAAACGTTACGTTACAACTGGCGAACATCTTCAATTTGTTAACAGTAAAAAAGTTTATTCGGAAATTTGGTATGAAACTGCCGATCACGGTTGGGTTCCAGAACGCTACTTGAGCATCAATACTTTGCAGCAACTGGCACCATTAACCCAGCAGGCTGATGCAAGTGCCGCACCGACGCAGACAACTTCACCTGCAGAACAGGTAGCTCAGTCAACTTCTAACAATGCTCAGGCGTCATCGAGTGCTGCTGCTCAAGATGCTGCAGCATCAAGTGCGGCCGCATCAAGTGCAGCTCAGGCAGCTGCCCAGCAACAGGCACAACAACAGGATCAGCAAGCTGCTGCCGCTTCGCAAGCCGCTGCTCAGCAACAGGCTCAGCAATCGGCCGCTGCCCAACAGCAAGCACAACAAGCAGCTGCTGCTTCGCAAGCTGCGCTCCAGCAACAACAAGCTGCTGCATCTAAGGCTGCCGCTCAACAACAGCAGGCACAACAACCTGCCAGCCAGGCAACCGTTCAGACAACGCAGACAGCGGTTCAGACAGCTCAACCTCAACAGGCAACCCAACAACAAGCAACTAGCAACCAAGGCACCTTCAAGATCAGTTTCTATGATCCGTCTGTTTTAGGTAGCAGCTTAGGTTATGGTGGTGTTGCCGCCAACTTAAGTGTCTTCCCTAAAGGCACCAAGTTACGCATCACCATGTCAAATGGTCAGGTCTTAGAACGGACCGTCAATGACACAGGTTCATTTGCAGCAGGCAACCCACGTCAGCTTGACGTTGCAATGCCAAACAACCAGATTCCTTCAGCAGGGGTTCTCTCTGCAACGGTTGAAGTGATTGGCTAA
- a CDS encoding type 1 glutamine amidotransferase translates to MKLTVMQHADAEGLGVIQDWVDKHSIETVTYRPDQGDPIAQLNPADIDGLIVLGGPMSVNDDLAWLAAERILIRSLNKLNRPVLGICLGAQQITKAFGANVYPMEKPEEGIGTVRTSDGTLLNVFHWHGEAMSRLPGSQVLYENDQALQGFKYHDRIVGLQFHLEVTPTMITAMGTAAGKPQGPVNEAILAPGHKVLSGLLEQLFG, encoded by the coding sequence ATGAAACTCACAGTCATGCAACACGCAGATGCTGAAGGCTTAGGGGTCATTCAAGACTGGGTCGATAAGCATTCAATCGAAACTGTCACTTACCGGCCTGATCAAGGCGATCCGATTGCGCAACTGAATCCGGCAGACATTGATGGCTTGATTGTGCTTGGCGGCCCCATGAGCGTCAATGACGATCTCGCTTGGCTAGCAGCTGAACGGATCTTGATTCGCAGTTTGAATAAACTGAATCGACCGGTCCTTGGCATATGCTTGGGAGCTCAGCAGATCACCAAGGCTTTTGGTGCCAACGTCTACCCGATGGAAAAACCGGAAGAAGGAATCGGCACGGTCAGGACCAGTGATGGGACGCTGCTTAACGTTTTCCATTGGCATGGGGAAGCGATGAGCCGATTGCCGGGCAGCCAAGTGTTATACGAAAATGACCAGGCACTTCAAGGGTTTAAGTATCACGATCGGATCGTCGGGTTGCAGTTTCATCTGGAAGTGACGCCGACCATGATTACAGCGATGGGGACCGCTGCCGGTAAACCGCAAGGCCCGGTTAATGAAGCCATTTTGGCACCCGGACACAAGGTTCTTAGTGGGCTACTTGAGCAACTTTTTGGCTAA
- a CDS encoding TIGR02452 family protein yields the protein MEQVKMYWETMKVFKAEPEMPKTQLISKPLPRTPATGTEMPQIAIRNVDVFQLMSELTGKVGVMNFASPVHPGGGVAFGARAQEEAIAKGTFLVPALEQHMADYYDQNCKQPNRGLFSSKLIYAEHVRQVFDDQGRRLPKKYVDVVTVAAPDRRVDPQLDDATAMKDIAFKVLQTLRAFKAHDVDQLILGAFGTGVFGNPVKPVAGVFRKALLLPEFAGAFKRVYFAIYDPQMRTIKSFAAALKGEDE from the coding sequence ATGGAACAAGTCAAAATGTATTGGGAGACGATGAAGGTTTTTAAAGCCGAACCAGAAATGCCCAAAACCCAGCTGATTAGCAAACCGCTGCCACGGACACCGGCAACAGGGACGGAAATGCCGCAGATTGCGATTCGCAACGTGGATGTTTTTCAACTAATGAGTGAGTTGACTGGCAAAGTCGGCGTGATGAACTTTGCCAGTCCGGTTCATCCAGGCGGTGGTGTGGCGTTTGGCGCGCGGGCGCAGGAAGAAGCGATTGCGAAGGGAACATTTTTGGTGCCGGCGCTGGAACAGCATATGGCGGATTATTATGATCAGAACTGCAAGCAGCCTAATCGCGGCCTGTTTAGCTCGAAACTTATTTATGCAGAACATGTGCGGCAGGTTTTTGACGATCAGGGACGCCGTTTGCCAAAAAAATATGTCGATGTCGTCACCGTTGCCGCGCCTGATCGTCGCGTCGATCCGCAATTAGATGATGCGACAGCCATGAAAGATATTGCATTTAAGGTTTTGCAGACGCTGCGGGCGTTTAAGGCGCATGACGTTGACCAGTTAATTCTGGGAGCATTCGGTACCGGCGTTTTTGGTAACCCAGTTAAGCCGGTTGCTGGCGTTTTTCGGAAGGCATTGCTGTTACCGGAGTTTGCTGGCGCATTCAAACGCGTCTATTTTGCAATTTACGATCCGCAAATGAGAACGATTAAGTCATTTGCGGCCGCTTTAAAAGGTGAAGACGAATAA
- a CDS encoding hemolysin family protein: MESGQIVPNLLVMLVTFFFAAFFVACEFALVQSRPSALEEMIDKGTGRKAKIERALRMVHNLNEYLSTTQVGVSLAGIILGWIGETTVEFLLVDLFGLTHLSLPNGSLHAVGAILGVIILTYLEVVLTEIVPKNISIDYPIKTLMLVVTPLHYFHILFFPFVWLLNVSATGIVKMMGMKPADEGNEAFSQAEILNLSKNAVTSGDMEQNDVIYMQRAFELNDKTAKDIMVDRTSLFVIDINTTVKEALRDYLTQGYSRFPVVANGDKDKILGYVYIYDLVKQGQVDPSVKVSKLLRSIINVPEVTPIHNILTQMIKKQTPIVVVVDEYGGTSGIVTDKDIYEELFGTVKDEIDDVSDEYIRKTDDPKVFRVSGKTTLWDFERFFHTNIKAFTDSEIITIAGFIMETHPDLKLHDKVKIDHFNFTVADFSRGFANWFDVTQDPKPVKQTVAEEVKEAKDKKQE; encoded by the coding sequence ATGGAAAGTGGCCAAATCGTCCCCAATTTATTGGTGATGCTTGTCACCTTTTTCTTCGCAGCGTTTTTTGTTGCCTGTGAATTTGCACTGGTTCAAAGTCGTCCAAGTGCCTTGGAGGAAATGATCGACAAAGGCACTGGGCGCAAAGCGAAAATTGAGCGCGCCTTGCGCATGGTTCACAACTTAAATGAGTATCTGTCAACGACCCAGGTTGGTGTTTCACTGGCCGGCATCATTTTAGGGTGGATCGGGGAAACCACCGTTGAATTCTTGCTGGTTGATCTGTTTGGCCTGACCCACTTAAGTTTGCCAAATGGCAGCCTGCATGCGGTCGGCGCTATTTTGGGGGTTATTATTTTAACCTACCTGGAAGTGGTGCTCACCGAAATTGTTCCGAAAAACATTTCTATTGATTATCCAATTAAAACGTTAATGTTGGTTGTGACGCCGCTACATTACTTCCATATCTTGTTCTTCCCATTTGTCTGGTTGCTGAACGTCAGCGCCACCGGCATTGTCAAAATGATGGGCATGAAGCCAGCCGATGAAGGTAACGAGGCCTTCTCCCAAGCCGAAATTTTGAACCTTAGTAAGAATGCTGTTACTTCCGGCGACATGGAACAAAATGATGTCATTTATATGCAGCGGGCATTTGAGCTCAATGACAAAACGGCCAAAGACATCATGGTTGATCGTACCAGCCTGTTTGTGATCGATATTAATACCACCGTTAAGGAAGCCTTGCGCGACTATCTAACTCAAGGCTATAGCCGGTTCCCGGTTGTGGCAAACGGTGACAAAGATAAGATTCTGGGGTATGTCTACATCTATGATCTCGTCAAGCAAGGGCAAGTCGATCCATCCGTGAAAGTCTCCAAGCTGCTGCGTTCGATTATCAATGTGCCTGAAGTTACCCCGATTCACAATATTTTGACGCAAATGATCAAGAAACAAACGCCAATTGTTGTGGTCGTCGATGAATACGGTGGCACTAGCGGCATCGTCACTGATAAAGATATTTATGAAGAGCTGTTTGGTACGGTTAAAGATGAAATCGACGATGTCTCCGACGAGTACATTCGGAAAACCGACGATCCCAAAGTCTTTCGAGTCAGCGGCAAGACGACACTCTGGGACTTTGAACGTTTCTTCCACACTAATATCAAAGCGTTCACGGATTCCGAGATCATCACCATTGCCGGCTTTATCATGGAAACGCATCCCGATCTGAAGTTGCATGACAAAGTCAAAATCGATCACTTCAACTTCACCGTCGCTGATTTTTCCCGCGGCTTCGCCAACTGGTTTGACGTCACCCAGGATCCAAAGCCGGTCAAGCAAACCGTTGCTGAGGAAGTTAAAGAGGCAAAAGATAAGAAGCAGGAATAG